From the Acidilutibacter cellobiosedens genome, one window contains:
- a CDS encoding FtsX-like permease family protein → MLYGILIIISIGSVIGSFAGFKTADFVMSKSTDMETELYSTAFSNWVNNSDKMANSSEISVSVNPLTPVFVCLTVIFVSLIISLIFIKNNLKAEPLELLSKSEE, encoded by the coding sequence ATGCTCTACGGTATTCTTATAATTATATCTATAGGATCAGTTATAGGGAGTTTTGCCGGATTTAAGACAGCGGATTTTGTCATGTCGAAATCAACGGACATGGAAACGGAACTGTACAGCACGGCTTTCAGCAACTGGGTAAACAATTCCGATAAGATGGCGAATTCAAGTGAAATCAGTGTATCGGTGAATCCACTGACACCGGTTTTCGTATGTCTTACGGTGATTTTTGTATCACTTATCATTTCACTTATATTTATCAAAAATAACTTAAAAGCGGAACCCCTTGAACTTTTAAGTAAAAGCGAGGAGTAA
- the deoC gene encoding deoxyribose-phosphate aldolase, whose amino-acid sequence MDIARFIDHTLLKPDATEEMIENLCNEAKKYNFYAVCINPYYVKLAKNILRNSNVKIATVIGFPLGANTGKIKALEAEESIKDGADELDMVINIAALKNKDYDKVKEDIEEVVKKAKGNALVKVIIETCLLTEDEKVRACNLSLEAGANFVKTSTGFNGKGATVEDIRLIKSVVGDKMKIKASGGIRDYETAIKMIEAGANRIGASSSVKIVQDSIK is encoded by the coding sequence ATGGATATTGCCCGATTTATAGATCATACTTTACTGAAGCCCGATGCTACAGAGGAAATGATTGAAAATTTATGCAATGAAGCAAAAAAATATAATTTTTATGCGGTATGTATTAATCCTTATTACGTAAAATTAGCAAAAAATATTCTTAGGAACAGCAATGTAAAAATTGCAACGGTTATCGGATTTCCTTTAGGGGCCAATACCGGTAAAATTAAAGCTTTGGAAGCCGAAGAATCAATAAAGGACGGAGCAGACGAATTGGATATGGTCATAAACATAGCTGCTCTGAAGAATAAAGATTACGATAAGGTAAAAGAGGATATTGAAGAAGTGGTTAAAAAAGCAAAAGGTAATGCATTGGTAAAGGTTATTATTGAAACCTGTTTATTGACTGAAGATGAAAAGGTTAGGGCGTGTAATTTATCCTTAGAGGCAGGAGCAAATTTTGTTAAAACATCAACAGGATTTAATGGCAAAGGTGCAACTGTTGAAGATATAAGGCTTATTAAAAGTGTTGTGGGAGATAAGATGAAGATAAAGGCTTCCGGCGGAATAAGAGATTATGAGACAGCTATAAAGATGATAGAAGCGGGAGCGAACAGGATAGGTGCAAGTTCATCTGTAAAGATTGTACAAGATAGTATAAAATAA
- the pduL gene encoding phosphate propanoyltransferase, translating into MKTKLPIAMSNRHIHLTKDDLNKLFGDGYELTKKKNLTQPGQFAAEEKVDIIGPKGTLRGVRVLGPVRAMTQIEISVSDAFVLGVKPMVKNSGDLVGTPGAKIVGTKGEIQIDQGVIVAARHIHMHTDEAKEYGLEDKDVVRVKVSGVRGLVFENVLVRVGERHKLEMHVDIEEGNAAGIKNGDIVEIIK; encoded by the coding sequence ATGAAAACAAAATTACCAATAGCTATGTCCAACAGGCATATACATTTAACGAAGGATGATTTGAACAAATTGTTCGGAGACGGATACGAATTGACGAAAAAGAAGAATTTGACTCAACCGGGACAATTTGCGGCGGAGGAAAAAGTCGATATTATAGGACCGAAGGGAACTTTAAGGGGAGTAAGAGTTCTTGGCCCTGTCAGAGCAATGACGCAGATTGAAATTTCCGTTTCGGATGCTTTTGTGTTGGGCGTTAAGCCAATGGTTAAAAACTCCGGAGATTTGGTCGGGACTCCGGGAGCTAAAATAGTCGGAACTAAAGGAGAAATTCAGATTGACCAGGGAGTAATAGTTGCAGCCAGACATATTCATATGCACACGGATGAAGCTAAGGAGTATGGACTGGAAGATAAAGATGTGGTAAGAGTTAAAGTCTCAGGTGTAAGGGGACTTGTATTTGAAAATGTACTGGTGAGAGTAGGAGAAAGGCATAAATTAGAAATGCATGTTGATATAGAAGAAGGAAATGCGGCAGGGATTAAAAACGGAGATATAGTAGAAATAATTAAGTAA